Sequence from the Bacillus thuringiensis genome:
TAATTCCACCGCTAGCTTTCGATAGTATATGGTCTTATGAACATCTACTGTTTCATCAATTGCTGGTCCCTGAAATTCATTCATTTGGCTTTTTGTTTTTCCAAATGCGGTAGCCACATGCTGTAGTATATCTGGTTGTTCAATAAGTTTTTCAAGCTTGAGCTTTATATCATCATAAGATAACAATCTATCAAACGGAACAGCCGTTGTAATTGATTCACCCACCCAACCTTCTGTTCCATCTGCACGGATGAATTTCAGCCAGTTCCCTTCACCACTATCATCTTGTTTTACTTCTTTTACAAGAATAGGTTGGCCGAAATCGAGCCTTTCAACATTAGAACTACCCACAGATGGTCCACTACGAATATTAGCTTTAGCAGCTGTTATATATCTTATATCAATTTTTTGCAGCGGGTTTTCTTTCTTTTGTTCTGGCTTTGCTTGTACACTATCTTCTTGTTTATGGGAAGAAGCAAACCACTGATCTCGTTTGCTATAAGTAATTCCACCAGCTGTTATCAAAAGTACAGCTGCAAGAATAATTCCAAGCCATTTGAACGAAAACTTCTTCTTTTGCATACGTTTTTGGTACTGAAATGGTATATACTCTATCTGTGGAGCTACTGATTCAGCTATCCCATCACTCTGTTCTTTTACAAGATCTTTCCCCGCCTGTTTTCGTTCTGATCTTTCTTTAAATTGCTGCTGTTCTTCTTTACTCATAGCCTTGTATTCTTTTAAAAACATTTCATACTGTGGCATAATTTCATCTATCGGACCAAACCCCCGAATTTCACCGTACTGAAGCCACAATGCTTTTGTACAAAAACGCTTTACTTGTCCTATAGAGTGGCTCACGAAGAAGATGGTTTTACCTTGTTCTTTAAATTCATTCATACGTTGTAAGCATTTATCCGCAAATGTTTGATCTCCAACAGATAACGCTTCGTCAATTACGAGAATATCCGGATTAATACTAACAGAGATTGCAAATCCAAGACGTGATTTCATACCACTGGAGTATTTTTTTACTGGCATATCGATAAATGCTCCAATATCTGCAAAATCGATAATTTCTGGTGTCATTTGCTTAATTTCTTCCTTTGTGAAACCAAGCATTAAACATTTTAGTTCAATATTTTCACGGCCTGTTAATTGATTATTGAGTCCAGCTGCAATTGCAATTAATGAAACTTGGCCATTCGTTGTAATCTTGCCTCCAGTTTGCAATGTAATACCGGCAATTAAATTAGAAAGTGTTGATTTTCCAGATCCATTTACACCAATTACACCGATAACATCCCCCCGACTTGCTTCAAATGTGATATTTTGTAAAGCATAAAAATCTTCTCCGAAACCACCTGGATATAGCATATCTTTTAGCCTATCGGCATTTTTACTATGCATTTTATATTTTTTTGTTACGTTATGAAACTTTACTGGATTGTTCATTATTTACAGTCCTCATCATAAATAATCTACAAAATATTTTCTGAACTTAATATGCAGCGCCGCGCCAATCAGAAATAGAACGAGAACACATCCCCAGAAATAACATGTGTATGCTATTTTCTCATAAAACCAACTTGTTCCAAGGAACGCTCCTCGATACCCTTCTACAACATAAGCAAATGGATTAAATTTCATCACCGTTTGTAGCACAGGTGGTAGTTTTTCTGGAGTCCATAAGATTGGTGTTATATATAACATCATTCGCATAACTGCTTGCACGATAATTTGAACATCGCGCACAATCGTTGCTAATGTCGATGTAATTAATACAATTACAAACACTAGCATAATAGTTGCTATCATATAGTATGGAAGTTGCAAGTAATGCAGCGTTATTCCTTTTCCTGAAAGAAGAAAAGCAAATGTCACAATTGCTACTAATATGATATGCTGATAAAAAACTGATAACACAACATAACTCGGAATGACACTTAGTGGAAAACTCATTTTTGAAACCATATTCATGCGTTTATATACCGACTT
This genomic interval carries:
- the tagH gene encoding teichoic acids export ABC transporter ATP-binding subunit TagH; this translates as MNNPVKFHNVTKKYKMHSKNADRLKDMLYPGGFGEDFYALQNITFEASRGDVIGVIGVNGSGKSTLSNLIAGITLQTGGKITTNGQVSLIAIAAGLNNQLTGRENIELKCLMLGFTKEEIKQMTPEIIDFADIGAFIDMPVKKYSSGMKSRLGFAISVSINPDILVIDEALSVGDQTFADKCLQRMNEFKEQGKTIFFVSHSIGQVKRFCTKALWLQYGEIRGFGPIDEIMPQYEMFLKEYKAMSKEEQQQFKERSERKQAGKDLVKEQSDGIAESVAPQIEYIPFQYQKRMQKKKFSFKWLGIILAAVLLITAGGITYSKRDQWFASSHKQEDSVQAKPEQKKENPLQKIDIRYITAAKANIRSGPSVGSSNVERLDFGQPILVKEVKQDDSGEGNWLKFIRADGTEGWVGESITTAVPFDRLLSYDDIKLKLEKLIEQPDILQHVATAFGKTKSQMNEFQGPAIDETVDVHKTIYYRKLAVELNSSGKVVSVIIQKLSIPVETLLQTLGTPQIQSQDNSTYIYRTNKYDFIFTTSNGVSIEQIKVISAEEMAG
- a CDS encoding ABC transporter permease, which encodes MNAMFMIIKEQVNNFYLMKRLSIYELKSANNNNYLGMIWEVLNPLIQMSIYWFVFGLGIRGGQGVDGVPFVFWLSSGLAVWFFLNPAVMQGTKSVYKRMNMVSKMSFPLSVIPSYVVLSVFYQHIILVAIVTFAFLLSGKGITLHYLQLPYYMIATIMLVFVIVLITSTLATIVRDVQIIVQAVMRMMLYITPILWTPEKLPPVLQTVMKFNPFAYVVEGYRGAFLGTSWFYEKIAYTCYFWGCVLVLFLIGAALHIKFRKYFVDYL